Proteins encoded together in one Chitinophaga lutea window:
- a CDS encoding hemolysin family protein: protein MEVVIILVLILLNGIFSMAEIALVSARKVRLENAARQGDEKAKVALKLSNNPDTFLSTVQIGITLIGILTGLYSGEQLKEDVKGFIDTIPLFAPYSNGIATALLVIAITYFTLVLGELFPKRIGLANPEKIAKVLAQPMYFISRVTFPFVWLLSRSTNVLVRITGLKRTSDSNVTEEEIKAIISEGTSSGAIEETEQEIIERVFHLGDRNITSLMTHRTDIIWLDVSEEGESYKRKIKAAPHSVYPVCDGQIDHIKGILTIKDLYAAGNLAVLKDIMKKPLFIPDNNTAYQVLEKFKETQIHAAFIVDEYGTFLGMITLNDILEAIVGDMPETGQDDYNMVKRDDGSYLIDAQIPFYDFLSEFDMEDQMAEFEQEFDTLAGFILHHLEHIPQTGEKLEWRNFTFEIVDMDAHRIDKILVTPPENIEEE, encoded by the coding sequence ATGGAAGTCGTCATTATCCTCGTCCTTATTTTGCTCAACGGTATCTTCTCAATGGCGGAGATAGCCTTGGTATCTGCCCGCAAAGTGCGGTTGGAAAACGCAGCCAGGCAAGGGGACGAAAAAGCCAAAGTAGCACTGAAACTGTCCAATAACCCGGATACGTTCCTCTCTACCGTACAGATCGGCATTACGCTGATCGGTATTTTAACGGGTCTGTACTCCGGCGAGCAGCTGAAGGAGGATGTGAAAGGTTTCATCGACACCATTCCCCTGTTTGCGCCTTACAGCAACGGCATCGCTACCGCGCTGCTGGTTATCGCCATCACCTATTTCACCCTCGTGCTGGGGGAGCTGTTCCCGAAGCGTATCGGCCTGGCCAACCCCGAAAAGATCGCCAAAGTGCTGGCCCAGCCCATGTACTTCATTTCCCGCGTCACCTTTCCGTTCGTATGGCTGTTGAGCCGGTCCACCAACGTACTGGTGCGTATTACCGGTTTGAAGCGCACCTCGGACAGTAACGTCACGGAAGAGGAGATCAAGGCCATCATCAGCGAAGGCACCTCGTCAGGCGCCATCGAGGAAACCGAGCAGGAGATCATCGAGCGCGTGTTCCACCTCGGCGACCGGAACATCACCTCGCTCATGACCCACCGGACAGACATCATCTGGCTCGACGTCAGCGAGGAAGGCGAAAGCTACAAACGCAAGATCAAAGCCGCCCCGCACTCCGTATATCCCGTGTGCGACGGGCAGATCGACCATATCAAGGGCATCCTGACCATCAAGGACCTCTATGCCGCCGGTAACCTCGCCGTGCTGAAAGACATCATGAAGAAACCCCTCTTCATCCCCGACAACAACACCGCCTACCAGGTGCTCGAAAAGTTCAAGGAAACGCAGATACATGCCGCCTTTATCGTGGACGAATACGGTACTTTCCTCGGCATGATCACCCTGAACGACATCCTCGAAGCCATCGTGGGCGATATGCCGGAAACCGGGCAGGACGATTACAACATGGTGAAGCGCGACGACGGGTCGTACCTCATCGACGCCCAGATACCCTTCTACGATTTTCTCAGCGAATTTGATATGGAAGACCAGATGGCCGAATTCGAGCAGGAATTCGACACCCTGGCCGGCTTCATCCTCCATCATCTCGAACATATTCCCCAAACGGGCGAAAAACTGGAATGGCGCAATTTTACCTTCGAAATTGTGGATATGGATGCCCACCGCATCGACAAAATATTGGTGACGCCCCCTGAAAATATTGAAGAAGAGTAA
- a CDS encoding ZIP family metal transporter: MNITYLILILAATIGGGMIPMLVKRVHPNLPIYLLAFTGAFLFGITIMHLLPEVYHELGHSAGIYIVLGFFLQVFLQQLSHGMEHGHTHLPDGNHHHVAVMPLLIGLSIHAFMEGIPLGFHYEDKSALPSLMLGVMAHKVPEALTLITVMLHAHQTKGQLWRILLIFSVITPLSAILAASLGREFHVVTDSLIYLVALVIGAFLHISTTIFYESGTKHHELSRRKILAIAAGIALAFVTLIFE, translated from the coding sequence ATGAACATTACATACCTGATACTCATACTGGCCGCTACCATCGGCGGGGGCATGATTCCCATGCTGGTCAAGCGCGTTCACCCCAACCTGCCCATTTACCTGCTGGCATTCACCGGCGCGTTCCTGTTCGGCATCACCATCATGCACCTGCTGCCCGAAGTGTACCACGAACTGGGGCATTCCGCCGGCATTTACATCGTGCTCGGTTTTTTCCTGCAGGTGTTCCTGCAGCAGCTCAGCCATGGCATGGAGCACGGGCATACCCACCTGCCGGATGGCAACCATCACCATGTGGCCGTGATGCCGCTGCTCATCGGGCTGTCGATTCACGCCTTTATGGAAGGTATTCCGCTGGGCTTTCATTATGAAGACAAATCCGCCCTGCCTTCGCTGATGCTGGGCGTGATGGCGCATAAAGTGCCCGAAGCGCTCACATTGATCACGGTGATGCTGCATGCCCATCAAACCAAGGGGCAGTTGTGGCGCATCCTGCTCATTTTTTCAGTGATCACGCCGCTGTCCGCCATCCTTGCGGCTTCCCTCGGCCGGGAATTCCACGTAGTCACCGATTCGCTCATTTACCTGGTAGCGCTGGTGATCGGCGCGTTTTTACATATTTCCACCACGATCTTTTACGAAAGCGGCACCAAACACCACGAACTGAGCCGCAGGAAGATACTGGCCATCGCCGCCGGCATCGCTTTGGCATTTGTTACGCTGATATTTGAATAA